The following nucleotide sequence is from Kiritimatiella glycovorans.
CGGCGCGGTCGAGCACCCAGCCCCAGACAATCCGACCGAGGCCGTTGCCGATGGCGAATGCGCCGATCGCCATGGTGGCCTGAAGCGGATCGATACCGATCGAGAGGCCGATGGGTTTCAGGTTTCCGATCACCATCAGGCCCGCAAACGTCCCGCAGAACATCCCCGCGCAGAGCGTCCAGAACGGACGGCTCCGGAAGACCCCGGCCGGGATGGCTTGCTGCTCGGCCCCGCCGGTCGATTCCGGCACGTCGAGCAGCATCGCGCCGGCGATGATCAGCACCGTGTAGAGCGCCGCGATCCAGCCGAAAACCGCCAGCACGTCGATCCCCCGCGCGAGAATGTGTTCCGCCATCGAGGAGAGCACGATCGCCCCGCAGCCGAACGCCGCCACCGAAACGCCCGTCACCAGCCCCTTGTGCTCGGGGAACCACTTCACGCACGTCGCGAGCGGGCAGACATACCCCATTCCGATACCGATTCCGCTGAGGACGCCGATGCCCAGGAGGATGTGCGCGAACCCTCCGCCGGAGAACGCCGCGTAGGCATAGCCGGCCCCGAACATGAGGCCCCCGGCGGCGGCGACCGGACGCGGCCCCGTCCGGCTCTGTGCCCGGCCCGCGAAGATCATCGCCACCGTGAACACGATAATCGTCGTTCCGAAAATGAGTTGCGTCTGCACCGGCGAAAGACCGTAATCCGCGATGAGCGGAGGCACGAACGTGCTCCACGCATAGACCCCGCCGAGACATGCCTGAATGATAAGCGATCCGACCAGCACCAGGTATTTCTTCGCCATGCCGTCCACCTCCCGAAAGGTTGATATTGCGGCGGAGTCAACCAGACCTCCGCGGCCAAATCCAGCATAATGGTTCGGAGGGCCGGCAATTGCGATGGACAGACGGCGGCGGGATCGTGTTTGATGGGCCTCCATATCGGAAGCTGGCCGGGGGCATCGCGTGACCTCTTTGGAGTTCGGAAAAGTATTGATGGGCGACAGGGCGCTGCTGCGGGAGTCCGCGGAACGTTTCGTGCGGATACCCGTGGATCTCGACCTCGGCTCGGATGAACCGGTGGCAGCCCCCGGCCCGCAGTGCACCCTCGACGAACCCGTCACCCTCTCCGGCCCGGGCACGTTTTCGCACAAAGGCACGACCACCGTCCGCCTGGAACCCACGGACGGTCCGGGCTGGTGGCTCAACCGCAGCGATATCCCCGACGCACTGCCGCTGCGGGTCTCGGTCCGGAACGTCTGGACGACGGGCGCCA
It contains:
- a CDS encoding MFS transporter, with product MAKKYLVLVGSLIIQACLGGVYAWSTFVPPLIADYGLSPVQTQLIFGTTIIVFTVAMIFAGRAQSRTGPRPVAAAGGLMFGAGYAYAAFSGGGFAHILLGIGVLSGIGIGMGYVCPLATCVKWFPEHKGLVTGVSVAAFGCGAIVLSSMAEHILARGIDVLAVFGWIAALYTVLIIAGAMLLDVPESTGGAEQQAIPAGVFRSRPFWTLCAGMFCGTFAGLMVIGNLKPIGLSIGIDPLQATMAIGAFAIGNGLGRIVWGWVLDRAGVVAIPLSLAVLTVAVIALNLVPGMNAGFVAAAFCIGFGFGSCFVVYAAHLGTLYGPEAVARVYPLVFLAYGFSGIAGPTAGGMLFELTGRYFVSIGTAAAVSCAGAVVLAIYAAGQRKKKSA